One window of Nymphaea colorata isolate Beijing-Zhang1983 chromosome 11, ASM883128v2, whole genome shotgun sequence genomic DNA carries:
- the LOC116264129 gene encoding BTB/POZ and MATH domain-containing protein 1-like, translating to MGIGKNCKGSITKASSSAASSSSSSPPSITTSTSLTHTINGFHHFNINGYSLSKGMGVGKYIASDIFMVGGYSWAIYFYPDGKGPEDNSAYVSLFIALASEGTDVRALFELTLLDQSGKGKHKVHSHFGRTLESGPYTLKYRGSMWGYKRFFKRSSLEVSDYLKDDSLSVHCSVGIVRSHTEGPKFSAIPIPPSDIGHHFGQLLETEKGTDVSFVVDGETFAAHKLVLAARSPVFRAQLFGPMKDQNTSVIEVEDMQAPVFKALLHFVYWDSLPDMQELVGVESKCASTLMAQHLLAAADRYGIERLRRLCEVMLCEEVSINTVATTLALAEQHHCVQLKAVCLKFIAMPANLRAVMQTEGYEYLRESCRSVLSELLEYVAKINQHSIIRSRHANESLDGSDDNGRRVKQRS from the exons ATGGGTATTGGCAAAAACTGCAAGGGGTCCATCACCAAGGCTTCTTCCTCCGCtgcgtcctcctcctcctcttctcctccttccatTACCACCTCCACCTCCCTCACGCACACCATCAATGGCTTCCACCACTTCAACATCAACGGCTACTCGCTGTCTAAGGGCATGGGCGTCGGCAAATACATAGCTTCGGACATATTCATGGTAGGCGGCTATTCGTGGGCTATTTACTTCTATCCTGACGGCAAGGGCCCTGAGGACAACTCGGCGTATGTCTCCCTGTTCATCGCTCTCGCCAGCGAGGGAACCGACGTTAGGGCACTTTTCGAATTGACCCTCTTGGATCAGAGCGGGAAGGGCAAGCATAAGGTTCACAGTCATTTTGGGAGGACGCTGGAGAGTGGACCATACACGCTCAAATATCGGGGAAGCATGTG GGGTTACAAGCGCTTCTTCAAGAGATCTAGTTTAGAAGTGTCTGACTATCTTAAAGATGATAGCCTCTCAGTGCATTGTAGTGTTGGCATCGTCCGATCACACACCGAAGGACCAAAATTTTCTGCAATTCCAATACCACCCTCTGACATTGGACATCATTTTGGTCAGCTCTTGGAGACTGAAAAGGGCACAGATGTGAGTTTTGTGGTTGATGGAGAGACATTTGCAGCCCACAAGTTGGTACTTGCTGCACGTTCACCTGTATTTCGAGCTCAGCTTTTTGGGCCAATGAAAGATCAGAATACAAGTGTCATAGAGGTTGAAGACATGCAAGCACCTGTTTTCAAG GCTTTACTCCATTTTGTATACTGGGATTCACTTCCTGATATGCAAGAACTTGTAGGCGTTGAATCAAAATGTGCTTCAACATTAATGGCACAACATCTGCTAGCAGCTGCAGACCGCTATGGCATAGAGAGACTAAGGCGACTTTGTGAAGTTATGCTCTGCGAGGAAGTTAGTATAAACACGGTTGCAACAACATTAGCCCTTGCAGAACAGCATCACTGTGTTCAGCTTAAAGCAGTTTGTCTCAAATTTATTGCAATGCCAGCAAATCTGAGAG CTGTCATGCAAACTGAGGGCTATGAGTATTTGAGAGAGAGTTGCCGGTCTGTGTTGAGTGAGCTCTTGGAGTATGTTGCAAAAATCAATCAGCACTCGATCATCCGCAGCAGACATGCAAATGAATCTCTGGATGGGAGTGATGACAATGGAAGAAGGGTGAAGCAACGGTCCTAG